A single Epinephelus fuscoguttatus linkage group LG13, E.fuscoguttatus.final_Chr_v1 DNA region contains:
- the pdcl3 gene encoding phosducin-like protein 3, with product MQDPNEDTEWNDILRKKGILPPKEVPKDDDDEEELALKQQSVVKTYEDMTLEELEENEDEFGEDDEAAIEMYRQQRLAEWKAAQVKNVFGELGEISGQDYVKEVNKAGDGIWVVLHLYKQGIPLCTLINQHMSMLARKFPQTKFLKSISTTCIPNYPDRNLPTIFVYFEGEMKAQFIGPLVFGGMNLKVEELEWRLSESGAVKTDLEENPKKQIEDKLMSSIRSSLPTRKDSDSEDEDY from the exons ATGCAG GACCCGAATGAAGACACCGAGTGGAATGACATCTTGAGGAAGAAAGGCATCCTTCCTCCCAAAGAGGTtcctaaagatgatgatgatgaggaggagctGGCCCTCAAGCAGCAGTCTGTCG TTAAAACATACGAGGACATGacgctggaggagctggaggagaatgaagatgagtttgGTGAAGACGATGAAGCTGCCATTGAGATGTACAG ACAGCAGCGTCTGGCGGAGTGGAAGGCGGCTCAGGTGAAGAACGTGTTCGGGGAGTTGGGGGAAATCTCCGGACAGGACTACGTCAAGGAGGTCAACAAGGCCGGAGACGGCATCTGGGTGGTGCTGCACCTCTATAAACAGGG CATCCCTCTGTGCACCCTCATCAACCAACACATGAGCATGTTGGCCAGGAAGTTCCCTCAGACCAAGTTCCTCAAGTCCATCTCCACCACCTGCATCCCCAACTATCCCGACCGCAACCTGCCCACCATCTTCGTCTACTTCGAGGGAGAGATGAAGGCCCAGTTCATCGGGCCGCTGGTCTTTGGAGGCATGAACCTCAAAGTTGAAG AGCTGGAGTGGAGGTTATCAGAGTCTGGGGCGGTGAAGACAGACCTGGAGGAAAACCCCAAGAAGCAAATCGAAGACAAGCTGATGTCATCAATCAGATCTTCGCTTCCTACACGAAAGGACAGTGACTCTGAGGACGAGGACTATTAG